One window of Futiania mangrovi genomic DNA carries:
- a CDS encoding host attachment family protein, giving the protein MRKIVTWVLVSDGGRARVFENDGPDRGLTELTDLAREADLAPSRDIMADRQGRTFDSAGPGRHAMERPTDPRELEEERFLDETLAMVAGHARKGRFDRLIIAAPPRALGHMRKELPRELSERLHADLPKDLTKAGLVEIQKQVGTVMAV; this is encoded by the coding sequence GTGCGGAAGATCGTGACCTGGGTGCTGGTATCGGATGGCGGGCGTGCCCGCGTCTTCGAGAACGATGGCCCCGACCGCGGGCTGACGGAACTGACCGATCTCGCCCGCGAGGCGGATCTTGCGCCGTCGCGCGACATCATGGCGGACCGGCAGGGGCGGACATTCGATTCCGCCGGTCCGGGCCGTCACGCGATGGAGCGGCCTACGGATCCGCGGGAACTGGAAGAGGAGCGCTTCCTCGATGAAACCCTGGCGATGGTGGCGGGCCACGCGCGCAAGGGGCGTTTCGACCGGCTGATCATCGCCGCGCCGCCGCGTGCGCTCGGCCACATGCGCAAGGAGTTGCCGCGCGAACTGAGCGAGCGGCTGCATGCCGACCTTCCCAAGGACCTGACGAAGGCGGGCCTGGTCGAGATCCAGAAGCAGGTCGGCACCGTGATGGCGGTCTGA